The DNA region GTGCATaacaaatctgtttttgtgcctacctgtcacctttgtggtgtagttggtcatattagaccaaaatgttctttgttgaggcaaaaaccaaaatctgagactaGATTTTCTGTTAGGAATAttgatgttcctaaatttgttcttatttgTCAATTTTTGTGGTGCCTCCGTTCGCATTTgtcctaattgtcataaattgaaatttaaacattctgtatttcaatctaggatatgtgataATATTTCTCCTATCATAAGTCcatataaattgtttcatatgcttttgaaaaatttaagcttgttggcttgtgaaaggaaattgcaggattttagtctttctcagaagattggtggaatccctcaaatacactctaGTTCTCATGgtttttcacctacaaagccaaagatttgtgctatatgggtgagaaaagattctctaaggtgagtgttgtttaATTGTCCAAGATTTAATTCTTTCAGTTAATTatggacatgttttcttttagtttttggttgttttatctTCTTAGattgttttgattattcaaaaatccaaaaacattgaaaatttttcaaaaagacaaaaatatattattttgagtcttgttttatttttcttgaggattacatgagttataatatctctctcttgatttagaacatacTTGACATTatggagaaacttgaatagtatgtgttatataagtgcTAAGCTATTTCTAATTTTGTGTGAGagtgtactagtttgtacatatACTCAAgggttaattaaaaaattgatatttcttgtttgtgtaccctctatagcttaaTTAAGCACTGTCAAGCATTGCATTTGCATTGTTCATTTAGCATAATatgtgctttttgtttttggtcatgaattttttttaaagcaaaaagatttttatttcttttgtattgcatacatggatatgtaattgaggttggccaatttatctttacataacatgtttatgtaccttatttagcttggatgagcttattctATTGCACTCTACTAGTTTgtgctttgtagtgcatgttgtgtgggaagatgtttatactttgtgatcacatgatcttaatcttgaaatcacatgcccttgattgtcggacttgatcttaatgaaaaatgcataaataaccatctcaccactgtttattagctaatcatgaacaccttagtgcatatcgtaagattttgtgcttgagaaagtgtagcacatgcacaaaaagaacataatgtgtagcctcggtttaaatgataaaattggtgtgtacattattggactataattaaatcaatcaaataaaattggtttgtACATTATTCTGgctattttttaataagtttctaatcaaataaaattggtgtgtacattatgaggcaaatcaagaaacttacatgattgcaagcttttattctaggagatgtgagagttatatgatgtaactctttgagagatagtctcttttaaatgtgtgtgatggattttgtagaaattgtgcttgATTACTAcctacatatcacctcacatgtatctcaagtttttgctagttgcacacactacacaagttactctttgttaaaTTTGGTACATGATATTGTGTGAGAATTTAGTTTGCCCATCCAAGATTATGTGTTTTCtggtgtttgatgcaaaatatggaATATTTGGATTGAATGTAAGTGTTTTCGAAAAAAATTTAagctcatactcatgcatttcactTGTGAAACACTATGGTTTAAGGAGTTTCTGCATTAAACtgctctgtttttcaaaaatttttcttttcaaattttcaatcgatcaaaaCTGTCTCTCGACCAATCGAAAATGCgtttaaatttttggtttgaatctgCCTAACTCGATTGGTattcgatcgatgctcgatcgatcgaaactgaaaaattttcaatttttaagtatttgaccaaattttttttcatgcatcatttgtgtttaggattcacatgcattgcattgatTTTTGTATCCATATTGCAgttttgcagtcatatctctcattgttttcacacataccatgcatacactttgctaaattgggtactcaacttgatttaaaaattgattgattaattttttagtcctttgtactttctagtatatgttattttttatgtgtgaactatagaaaatatttttcttaagagatatgatggataatcaatatgcaaatattttctctactcatgcaattgtttatgggtcacatagtgtcaagtttgcatttattgaaagagagaatatttttcttcacgTGTATcctcaactttattttttaaagttaggtttgtgtgtttttatttttcctcacctcctaaattttccccaaaactatttttccaaaacttgttttgtttttcctatttttatagggggagaaaagttttttttttttaacctttgttgttcatagggggagttgttACTCTTCATAGGGAGAgttgtctctattttctatagagttATCTTGTTTTGTGTTCCCTTAATTTTCTATTTCCTCTTGATCTTTGTTGAGTTGTTATTCTTTGTTTGAGTTATCTTTatcaatacgtgacaaaaaggggaagatTTAAATAAAACGTGGGaatatgtgtggaaaatacaagaaTGTTCTGTTTAGGGggacttgaaattttttctgatgtatctaacttagggggagagttagtttgcatatttgttgttttactGTTTTTCTGTCACACATGTGTTTATGcgtttgttgagtgtttcaggaatatacAAGTTAATTCAGTCGtggctgctgtctacacttgcaactgatagatagtggttaggttgaattgtgtTTAGGGCTCTTTAAATCTGATTGGgctttttgtaactttgagcattccATGTTTATGATGTGTTTTGTcaaggattgccaaatggggagattgttaggttccaAGACCTTAGGTtttaatgtattagaatttcaatgtgtattgtgttggcaaaccatgatcaaaacatttagtctaggtttagacttgctcaaagtttggtttaaattaAGTTTAGAATCAAGAAATTGTAGGAAATTAATATTCAATTGCTACAAtgtttgatcgatcgaaaattagattcgatcgatcgaaagttgCAGATTAGCAAAATCAGCAAACCTAAAAAGGCCATAACTTGATCGTTTGAAGGCCAAATCGCGAGCCGTTTTTTCTAGTATTTAAAAGACATTATAAGCTAACCCTAGAGAGGGTTTTCAAagcttctaagagagagaagagtgagcctctttttgtttttagggtttgtatccaaaagctctctagagtttTTGTTGCTCATATTCCTGTttatgtgaatctcttgtgagatctgagaagTGCTTACCTTCACACAAGCTTTgaattatcaagaaggagattacttcaagaacttgatgattatTCAGTTACTAcaataagagcttaaagatacacaagcggaggtgcttgtacttgctagagaatccaagaaagaaggagtccgtggtctcgaaTCTTGCACTtggtcatgtcagtaagttctattggtgggtagcaataggatgttagtggtctaagttgctattgtacacttcgattctttcatagtggattcaggtttaccttaaggatagctaagttaaatcctccccaagttttttaccggtttggttttcctaggtcatcatatctttgtgtttttgtattccacactttgcattgatatgattatatgattttgttaacctagatctgaaatttggaTTAAGTAATAACTtagcttgttaactaggttaatccaattgtgtgtttaaggggtctaaacaaactctacaaattatttaataatagatattattttaggaaaagaCTAGTGCCACAAAAAAAGACACAACTTgtgccacaactcgccacatggcgAGTTGTGGTTAGTAGAACGGTGATGTGAGATACCCCTCTACCAATCACAATTTGTCATGTGACAAGTTGTGGCACaaattgtgcttttttttttttttttttgtggcactAGAACTGCTCATTATTTTAACCTAATACTAGTGACGAAATTCACGCATTTGAAACTTCttaatttaccctaaaaaaaaaaaaagaaataaattagaaataaaatttctaaaagtcTTGAGAGTTGCGAGaaataaattagaaataaaatttctaaaagtcTTGAGAGTTGCGAGTCTTGCGACAAGCAAACTCTCAAGTCTCACCTCTGGATCTCATTAACAATTCCCTCCAATCTCCCTCTCTCTGGTTGGCTGTGTAACAATGAGTAAAACCGGCAAAAAGCACCTCTATCCTCAAAACCTCTTTATGTTCAGCCTTTTCTACGTCTCCCTCTTTTTCTATTACTCTACCAGCCCTATCGCTAGTGAATTACTGGCTTCTTACAACCCTGTTGAGAACATAGCCATTAACTGTGGCTCCTCCGGCGACAGTACTACGCGAGATACGCGGAAATGGTTTGGAGACATCAACTCAACTTATTCTCCATTAGAACCCCATAATTTATCAAATATCTCTACTGCACCTCAATCCCCCACTGCGGCCGATCAAGCTTATCCCTCCTACACAGTACGCTTCTCGCGCTCTAAATTCAGCTATATCTTCTCAGTCACTTCCGGCCAAAAGTTCATCCGTTTGCACTTTTACCAAGCTTCATACCCAGACTTTGACAGCTCTAAGGCCTACTTCTCTGTCAAAGCTGGTAAGTTTACCCTCCTAAGAAACTTTAGTGCTGCCCTTACTGCTGACGCTATTAACTCAAAAGGCTTTTCAAAAGAGTTCTGTGTAAATGTTGGGGATGAGAAAACTGTGAATATAACTTTCAGTCCAAATCCGGATTCATATGCTTTTATCAACGGAATAGAAGTCGTATCAATGCCTCCCAATCTCTATTACACTGCAGCTGGAAAAAGAGGGGCCGTCTTTGTTGGCGAGGAACAGCCATTCCCTATCGAAAACCACATGGCCCTCGAGACGGATTACCGTGTAAACATTGGTGGAAGCGAAATCTCACCCGCTAAAGACACTGGTATGTGGCGGAGCTGGTCGGACGAAAATGGTTTCTTGGTTGTGGCCGTAGAAAGTGTTGTACCAGTTAACCAGTCTATTCAGTTAAGATTCACCAAAATTCCCAATTACACAGCACCAGAGGAAGTGTACAGAACGGCCCGGACAATGGGTACGAACAAATCCAATAACGAGCACTATAATCTTACTTGGGAATTTTCTGTGGATTCTGGCTTTTTTTACATGGTGAGGCTTCATTTTTGCGAGTTTCAACCGGAGATTAACGGCAGCTCTCAGAGAGTCTTTTACATCTATATAGCCAATCAAACCGCGGAGAACTATGCAGATGTGTTCCGATGGACTTCAGGTGGAAAAGGGGTTCCAATATATAGAGACTATGTTGTGCATATCGACGAAAGGAATCTCTACATCGCACTGCAAGCAAACCCAGATGATTGGAAGACTGTTTACAACGATGCTCTTTTGAACGGGCTGGAAATCTTCAAAATCAGCTCTAACGATAATCTCGCAGGACCCAACCCAGACCCAACTCCGACGGCACCTACAGTTTCACCACCATTCATTAAACAATCAACTCGGCGGAAGATTAACAGTATTACAATAATTGGCATAATTTCCGGTGTAGTCTCCGGCATAGTCTTCATCTCAATCGTCGGTTTCTTCATTTGCCGGTGGGGCAAGAAAGTCAAGGAAGGAAACTTCGGTGATGGGGGTACTTGGTGGGGCCTATCTACTTTGGATGCGACCAAGTCAACAATGACTCCGGGGTCAACAACACTACCCTCTGATTTGTGTCGTTACTTTTCAGTGGCTGAGATTAAAGAAGCTACCAATAACTTTGATAGTGTTTTCATAATTGGTGCTGGTGGGTTTGGTAACGTGTATAAAGGGTACATTAATGGATCCAACCCCGTTGCCATCAAACGATTGAAGCCTGGGTCTCAACAAGGGGCCCACGAGTTCGAGACCGAGATTGAGATGTTGTCTCAACTCCGCCATGTGCATCTTGTCTCTCTTATTGGGTATTGTAATGATGGCAATGAGATGATTCTCGTATATGATTATATGGCCCGTGGCACCCTTCGTGACCATCTCTACAACACCAATAATTCACCACTTTCCTGGAAAAGACGGATGGAGATTTGTATTGGAGCGGCACATGGGTTGAACTACCTTCACACAGGGGCAAAACACATGATCATTCATCGTGATGTGAAGACCACAAATATCTTATTGGATGAGGAATGGACTGCCAAGGTGTGTGATTTTGGGTTATCAAAATTGGGCCCTACTAGCTTGTCCAAGGCCCACGTCAGCACAGTGGTGAAGGGTAGTTTCGGATATTTGGATCCTGAATATTATCTACGTCAGCAACTGACTGAAAAGTCTGATGTGTATTCTTTCGGTGTGGTGTTGTGTGAAGTGTTATGTGCGAAGCCACCCATTACGCGTACGGTAACAAAGGAGTCTGTCAACTTAGTGGAGTGGGTCAAACGTTGCCGTCACGATGGAAAGCTTGATGAGATTGTTGATCCATTTTTGAAGGGTACAATTGCCATTGAATGTTTGAAGAAATTTGTTGAGATCGCTACAAATTGTTTGCTTGACAATGGAACCGAACGTCCATCGATGAACGATGTGGTGTGGGGCTTGGAGTTTACATTGCAATTGCAAGAGAATGCAAGAAATGAAGAGGTTTCGCCTTATCAATTTGAAATTGAGATGATGGAC from Castanea sativa cultivar Marrone di Chiusa Pesio chromosome 6, ASM4071231v1 includes:
- the LOC142637839 gene encoding receptor-like protein kinase FERONIA, producing MSKTGKKHLYPQNLFMFSLFYVSLFFYYSTSPIASELLASYNPVENIAINCGSSGDSTTRDTRKWFGDINSTYSPLEPHNLSNISTAPQSPTAADQAYPSYTVRFSRSKFSYIFSVTSGQKFIRLHFYQASYPDFDSSKAYFSVKAGKFTLLRNFSAALTADAINSKGFSKEFCVNVGDEKTVNITFSPNPDSYAFINGIEVVSMPPNLYYTAAGKRGAVFVGEEQPFPIENHMALETDYRVNIGGSEISPAKDTGMWRSWSDENGFLVVAVESVVPVNQSIQLRFTKIPNYTAPEEVYRTARTMGTNKSNNEHYNLTWEFSVDSGFFYMVRLHFCEFQPEINGSSQRVFYIYIANQTAENYADVFRWTSGGKGVPIYRDYVVHIDERNLYIALQANPDDWKTVYNDALLNGLEIFKISSNDNLAGPNPDPTPTAPTVSPPFIKQSTRRKINSITIIGIISGVVSGIVFISIVGFFICRWGKKVKEGNFGDGGTWWGLSTLDATKSTMTPGSTTLPSDLCRYFSVAEIKEATNNFDSVFIIGAGGFGNVYKGYINGSNPVAIKRLKPGSQQGAHEFETEIEMLSQLRHVHLVSLIGYCNDGNEMILVYDYMARGTLRDHLYNTNNSPLSWKRRMEICIGAAHGLNYLHTGAKHMIIHRDVKTTNILLDEEWTAKVCDFGLSKLGPTSLSKAHVSTVVKGSFGYLDPEYYLRQQLTEKSDVYSFGVVLCEVLCAKPPITRTVTKESVNLVEWVKRCRHDGKLDEIVDPFLKGTIAIECLKKFVEIATNCLLDNGTERPSMNDVVWGLEFTLQLQENARNEEVSPYQFEIEMMDAEKALIPKSIVDDSGDIFSSSDGQMSSTNSNSKVTITSKEDQSLASLDSDGLMSVGAVFSEIYIPKGR